The following proteins come from a genomic window of Syngnathus acus chromosome 15, fSynAcu1.2, whole genome shotgun sequence:
- the LOC119134638 gene encoding secretory phospholipase A2 receptor-like: MTRPAARLALVLLSCVVWMLYSCADGSIKACDNGWTLHGSHCYKKAGTTNGWQGARYDCALEGGDLVSITDETVEDFVKGQMGDKAFWIGLSNLNCDEDWCEFAGAKELTWSNSSMTPDYTNWDTRQNGGSNVESCAYVNQGVQDNSQPGKWRHGSCGSSLAYMCERPLDACSNGRTCFHKESASIYYQLETSFCDSGDFLYNDSCYHFGKTRTTWQPAEDFCKNKGGHLASLHSQVDGQFLAAHMRQSHWNWLGLKRNNGKYEWSDGSSTNDVPWYPGGKGNDCAQLVRAGQLYTYSCSEVYPPICQKGKARNSFEFRLAPTSESGPIIPEPTCNAKVGWTLHGSHCYKKMAPTNGWLGARYDCLWEGGDLVSITSKDEDDFVKRQMGDKPFWIGLSNLKCDEDWCWFFEAGEKELTWSNTSMTPDYTNWDPRQDERSNVASCVYVNQGVIPYSQPGKWRHGSCGSSLAYMCKWSPDASFCDPGEFLYKDSCYHFEGTHTNWEAAENLCKGKKASAKTN, encoded by the exons atgacccggccggccgcGCGCCTGGCGCTGGTTCTCCTGTCTTGCGTTGTATGGATGTTATACAGCTGCGCAGACG GATCAATCAAGGCATGTGACAACGGATGGACTCTTCACGGCTCCCACTGCTACAAGAAGGCCGGGACAACCAACGGTTGGCAGGGGGCTCGTTACGACTGCGCCTTAGAGGGCGGCGACCTTGTTTCCATCACCGACGAGACCGTGGAAGACTTTGTGAAGGGGCAGATGGGCGACAAGGCgttctggatcggactctccaatctg AACTGCGATGAGGATTGGTGTGAATTTGCGGGAGCAAAGGAGCTGACTTGGTCCAACTCCAGTATGACGCCGGACTACACCAACTGGGACACGCGTCAAAACGGAGG CTCCAACGTTGagtcctgcgcctacgtcaaccaaggtgtgCAGGACAACAGTCAGCCTGGCAAGTGGAGACATGGATCGTGCGGATCCTCACTGGCGTACATGTGCGAGCGGCCGCTCGACG CCTGCTCGAATGGACGTACCTGTTTCCACAAAGAATCTGCTTCCATTTACTATCAACTGGAGA CTTCCTTCTGCGACTCTGGCGACTTCCTGTACAACGACTCGTGTTACCATTTTGGGAAGACACGTACAACCTGGCAACCGGCTGAGGATTTCTGCAAGAACAAGGGAGGTCACCTGGCCAGCCTCCACTCACAGGTTGACGGACAATTTTTGGCTG CTCACATGCGACAATCTCATTGGAATTGGCTGGGACTCAAGAGGAACAATGGCAAATATGAGTGGAGCGACGGATCATCCACA AATGATGTCCCGTGGTATCCAGGAGGCAAAGGTAACGACTGCGCCCAATTGGTTCGCGCTGGTCAACTTTACACGTATTCTTGCAGTGAGGTTTACCCACCCATCTGTCAAAAAG GCAAGGCCAGAAATTCCTTCGAGTTTCGTCTGGCGCCGACATCAGAATCAG GACCAATCATTCCTGAGCCAACATGTAACGCAAAAGTCGGATGGACTCTTCACGGCTCCcactgctacaagaagatggcgccaaccaacggttggctgggcgCTCGTTACGACTGCctctgggagggcggcgaccttgTTTCCATCACCTCCAAGGACGAGGATGACTTTGTGAAGAGGCAAATGGGCGACAAGCCgttctggatcggactctccaatctg AAGTGCGACGAGGACTGGTGTTGGTTTTTTGAAGCGGGAGAAAAGGAGCTGACGTGGTCCAACACCAGTATGACGCCGGACTACACCAACTGGGACCCGCGTCAAGATGAACG CTCCAACGTTGCTTCCTGCGtgtacgtcaaccaaggtgtgATCCCCTACAGTCAGCCTGGCAAGTGGAGACATGGATCGTGCGGATCCTCCTTGGCATATATGTGCAAGTGGTCGCCCGATG CTTCTTTCTGCGACCCTGGCGAGTTCCTGTACAAGGACTCGTGTTACCATTTTGAGGGGACACATACAAACTGGGAAGCGGCTGAGAATTTGTGCAAAGGCAAGAAAG CGAGCGCCAAGACAAACTGA
- the LOC119134640 gene encoding macrophage mannose receptor 1-like, which translates to MGAEQPQQQPQPSDLEAMMTPPAARLALVLLSCVVWMLYSCADESIKACDNGWTLHGSHCYKKSGTTNGWQGARYDCALEGADLVSITDETVEDFVKGQMGDKAFWIGLSNLNCDEDWCEFSGAKELTWSNTSMTPDYTNWDTRQKGSSNVASCAYVNQGVQDDSQPGKWRHGSCGSSLAYMCERPLDACSNGRTCFHKESASIYYQLETSFCDSGDFLYNDSCYHFGKTRKTWQPAEDFCKNKGGHLASVHSQVDGQFLAAHMRPGYWSWLGLSRNHGDLEWCDGSTTYDAPWYLPKFPYACSKLTTAAEVYIDTCDTLRPSICQKGKARDSLPLLPAPTSTSGKSAKCGWWQENPANDFCYLIDSKATKTWKEARDKCARLSGNLLGFADSQEHAFIQGLLPNASSLWLDTNDTTVEDGSEQSAQSSSNSVQLAAPGNPSGRRCNSLLGGEGGRGVGDCEKKRGYVCKRRVIQTCDRTKGWRRFGSNCYKKMETTNGWLGARYDCVSEGGDLVSIVSPYEEIFVKKQMGNKPFWIGRSNLNCNETWCQFFQAGEMKLTKSDTVVMPTYANWYSGQDRSADVASCAYVNQGVHLSSQPGKWRHGSCGSSLAYMCKRSPDACPEGRLCSYKDYELGVSRVESSFCDSGELLYKDSCYHFEGKERTWKEAEKFCQDWKGQLTSVHSLVDGQFLAAHAPYVGGSQSWVGLRKNTDKFEWSDATPAGKIEWVPHRPAG; encoded by the exons ATGGGGGCCGagcagccgcagcagcagccgcagccgagcga CCTCGAGGCCATGATGACCCCGCCGGCCGCGCGCCTGGCGCTGGTTCTTCTGTCTTGCGTTGTATGGATGTTGTACAGCTGCGCAGACG AATCAATCAAGGCATGTGACAACGGATGGACTCTTCACGGCTCCCACTGCTACAAGAAGTCCGGGACAACCAACGGTTGGCAGGGGGCTCGTTACGACTGCGCCTTAGAGGGCGCCGACCTTGTTTCCATCACCGACGAGACCGTGGAAGACTTTGTGAAGGGGCAGATGGGCGACAAGGCgttctggatcggactctccaatctg AACTGCGATGAGGATTGGTGTGAATTTTCGGGAGCAAAGGAGCTGACTTGGTCCAACACCAGTATGACGCCGGACTACACCAACTGGGACACGCGTCAAAAGGGAAG CTCCAACGTTGCttcctgcgcctacgtcaaccaaggtgtgCAGGACGACAGTCAGCCTGGCAAGTGGAGACATGGATCGTGCGGATCCTCACTGGCGTACATGTGCGAGCGGCCGCTCGACG CCTGCTCGAATGGACGTACCTGTTTCCACAAAGAATCTGCTTCCATTTACTATCAACTGGAGA CTTCCTTCTGCGACTCTGGCGACTTCCTGTACAACGACTCGTGTTACCATTTTGGGAAGACACGTAAAACCTGGCAACCGGCTGAGGATTTCTGCAAGAACAAGGGAGGTCACCTGGCCAGCGTCCACTCACAGGTTGACGGACAATTTTTGGCTG CTCACATGCGACCAGGATATTGGTCTTGGCTGGGACTCAGCCGGAACCATGGCGACTTGGAGTGGTGCGACGGATCAACTACA TATGACGCCCCGTGGTATCTTCCGAAATTTCCATATGCCTGCTCCAAATTGACGACTGCTGCTGAAGTTTACATAGACACTTGCGATACCCttcgtccatccatctgtcaaaaAG GCAAGGCCAGAGATTCTCTTCCGCTTCTCCCAGCGCCGACATCAACATCAG GCAAGAGCgcaaagtgcggctggtggcaGGAAAACCCCGccaacgacttctgctacctgatcgaCTCCAAGGCCACCAAGACCTGGAAGGAGGCGCGAGACAAGTGCGCCCGCCTCAGCGGCAACCTGCTCGGCTTCGCCGACTCGCAGGAACACGCCTTCATCCAAG GTCTTCTGCCAAACGCTTCCTCTTTGTGGTTGGACACCAACGACACCACGGTTGAAGATGGCAGCGAGCAGTCGGCCCAATCCTCATCCAATTCCGTCCAGTTGGCCGCCCCAG GTAACCCCTCCGGCCGACGCTGCAACTCCTTACTCGGTGGCGAGGGCGGCCGGGGAGTCGGCGATTGCGAGAAGAAGCGcggctacgtctgcaagagACGAG TCATTCAGACATGTGATAGGACCAAAGGGTGGCGCCGCTTCGGCTCcaactgctacaagaagatggagaccaccaacggttggctgggggctcgtTACGACTGCGTCTcggagggcggcgacctggtcTCCATCGTCTCGCCTTACGAGGaaatctttgtgaagaagCAAATGGGCAACAAGCCCTTCTGGATCGGACGCTCCAATCTG AACTGCAACGAGACCTGGTGTCAGTTTTTTCAAGCGGGAGAAATGAAGCTGACTAAGTCCGACACCGTTGTGATGCCGACCTACGCCAACTGGTACTCAGGTCAAGACAGAAG CGCCGACGTTGCATCCTGCgcgtacgtcaaccaaggggtGCACCTCTCCAGTCAGCCTGGCAAGTGGAGACATGGCTCGTGCGGATCCTCCTTGGCGTACATGTGCAAGCGGTCGCCCGACG CCTGCCCGGAGGGACGGCTGTGTTCCTACAAAGACTACGAACTCGGCGTCAGTCGAGTGGAGT cTTCCTTCTGCGACTCTGGCGAGTTACTGTACAAGGACTCTTGCTATCACTTTGAGGGGAAGGAGCGCACTTGGAAGGAGGCCGAGAAGTTCTGCCAAGACTGGAAAGGTCAACTGACCAGCGTCCACTCACTGGTCGATGGCCAATTCTTGGCTG CTCACGCGCCATATGTAGGAGGATCGCAATCTTGGGTGGGACTCAGGAAGAACACGGACAAGTTTGAGTGGAGCGACGCAACACCTGCA GGCAAGATCGAGTGGGTCCCACACAGGCCGGCAGGA
- the LOC119134639 gene encoding macrophage mannose receptor 1-like, whose amino-acid sequence METTNGWLGARYDCVSEGGDLVSIVSPYEEIFVKKQMGNKPFWIGRSNLNCNETWCQFFQAGEMKLTKSDTVVMPTYANWYSGQDRSADVASCAYVNQGVHLSSQPGKWRHGSCGSSLAYMCKRSPDACPEGRLCSYKDYELGVSRVESSFCDSGEFLYKDSCYHFEGKERTWKEAEKFCQDWKGQLTSVHSLVDGQFLAAHAPYVGGSQSWVGLRKNTDKFEWNDATPAGKIEWVPHRPAGRGDCAALSQTGQLETWPCTKTKVQDFLLPPPPGWSAKCGWWRERPFSNFCYLIQRRPTKAWKQARDDCLRRGGDLLSITDLHEHAFIQGIYTSLPSATSLWLGVNNNVTKDGSGWTDGSPLGYIVMDGGDPGDLSAASCLSLLTSNGRWKFDDCWKKRGYICKKRGNTAKAPRPHDSFKEILVCNKHSADLVCEAEGQKQSRISIQSAFYSRRSDDVCQEEGDSYNDYSLDDDDSSEDETTCSVEGILPRYRKMCNSQQKCHIELLEDKSCPATSKYLQMVYSCEQKVCLDSLGIADGSVADSSFKASSSMEDATPEKARLNGESCWKPSKNPVGSWIQVNLGYTRKVTAIVTQGCDSNNTRSWDIPLEMRLSVDRKKWTKHPDGKFIGGGTHLLETPAFAQYVLILPLENRPEFGLRFDILGCPHKDAMTCARTFNSLHLTDAMTFYCPPGCAKYFVAGTLVYSADSHICAAAIHAGVIQNNIGGDCIVMSAPRQHVYLGSTRNRITSRDLNNPPGVSYTFADGEPRCSAPDWEEFAGFCYKLFDDKMEWSDAHLVCRGFGAELVSIRTEVEQAWVKSASHLETSDMWTGLNDLALPGTLVWSDRHQVTFTHWAAGEPIQRVGLDQHCVAVLRQTGRWKPMSCAQVNSFMCKMPTAHFPIASPEPLVAP is encoded by the exons atggagaccaccaacggttggctgggggctcgtTACGACTGCGTCTcggagggcggcgacctggtcTCCATCGTCTCGCCTTACGAGGaaatctttgtgaagaagCAAATGGGCAACAAGCCCTTCTGGATCGGACGCTCCAATCTG AACTGCAACGAGACCTGGTGTCAGTTTTTTCAAGCGGGAGAAATGAAGCTGACTAAGTCCGACACCGTTGTGATGCCGACCTACGCCAACTGGTACTCAGGTCAAGACAGAAG CGCCGACGTTGCATCCTGCgcgtacgtcaaccaaggggtGCACCTCTCCAGTCAGCCTGGCAAGTGGAGACATGGCTCGTGCGGATCCTCCTTGGCGTACATGTGCAAGCGGTCGCCCGACG CCTGCCCGGAGGGACGGCTGTGTTCCTACAAAGACTACGAACTCGGCGTCAGTCGAGTGGAGT cttCCTTCTGCGACTCTGGCGAGTTCCTGTACAAGGACTCTTGCTATCACTTTGAGGGGAAGGAGCGCACTTGGAAGGAGGCCGAGAAGTTCTGCCAAGACTGGAAAGGTCAACTGACCAGCGTCCACTCACTGGTCGATGGCCAATTCTTGGCTG CTCACGCGCCATATGTAGGAGGATCGCAATCTTGGGTGGGACTCAGGAAGAACACGGACAAGTTTGAGTGGAACGACGCAACACCTGCA GGCAAGATCGAGTGGGTCCCACACAGGCCGGCAGGACGTGGTGACTGCGCTGCCTTGTCGCAGACTGGACAACTTGAGACCTGGCCCTGCACCAAAA CCAAGGTCCAagactttcttcttcctccgccGCCAG GCTGGAGTgcaaagtgcggctggtggcggGAGCGACCCTTCTCcaacttctgctacctgatccaACGGAGGCCAACCAAGGCCTGGAAGCAGGCGCGAGACGACTGCCTCCGCCGCGGAGgcgacctgctcagcatcactGACTTACATGAACATGCATTCATTCAAG GTATCTACACTTCTCTGCCAAGCGCTacctctctgtggttgggcgtcAACAACAACGTCACGAAAGACGGCAGCGGgtggactgacggatccccGTTGGGTTACATCGTCATGGACGGAG GTGACCCCGGCGACCTCTCTGCTGCGTCCTGTCTTTCCTTGCTCACAAGCAACGGCCGCTGGAAGTTTGACGATTGCTGGAAGAAGAGAGGCTacatctgcaagaaaagag GAAACACGGCAAAAGCGCCGCGGCCTCATGACA GCTTTAAGGAGATCCTTGTCTGCAACAAGCATTCTGCTGACCTCGTGTGTGAGGCTGAGGGTCAGAAGCAAAGCCGCATCAGCATCCAGTCCGCCTTTTACAGTCGGCGTAGTGACGACGTTTGCCAGGAGGAAGGCGACTCATACAATGACTACTCATTGGACGACGACGACTCATCGGAAGACG AGACAACCTGCTCAGTGGAAGGCATCCTCCCTCGCTACAGGAAAATGTGCAACAGCCAGCAAAAATGCCACATTGAGCTTTTGGAAGACAAGTCCTGCCCTGCCACCTCCAAATATCTGCAAATGGTCTATAGCTGCGAACAGAAAG TGTGTCTCGACAGTCTGGGCATCGCCGACGGCAGCGTCGCAGACTCTTCCTTCAAAGCCTCCTCCTCAATGGAAGACGCCACCCCAGAAAAAGCCCGCCTCAACGGGGAGTCCTGCTGGAAGCCGTCAAAAAATC CCGTTGGCAGTTGGATCCAGGTGAACCTCGGCTACACAAGAAAGGTGACTGCGATCGTGACCCAGGGGTGTGATAGCAACAATACTCGCTCCTGGGACATCCCACTTGAGATGAGACTGAGCGTTGATAGGAAGAAGTGGACCAAACACCCGGACGGGAAG TTCATCGGCGGTGGGACTCATCTGCTCGAGACACCCGCGTTCGCTCAGTACGTCCTCATCCTGCCGCTGGAGAATCGTCCAGAATTTGGCCTCCGCTTCGACATCTTGGGATGCCCACATAAGG ATGCCATGACCTGTGCCAGAACGTTCAACAGCCTCCACTTGACCGATGCGATGAC CTTCTACTGTCCACCGGGCTGTGCCAAATACTTTGTCGCTGGAACATTGGTCTACTCTGCG GACTCGCACATCTGCGCGGCCGCCATTCACGCTGGAGTCATTCAGAACAACATCGGAGGAGATTGCATTGTGATGAGCGCTCCCAGGCAGCACGTTTACTTGGGCTCCACCAGGAACAGGATCACCTCCAGAGA TTTGAACAACCCACCGGGTGTGTCTTATACCTTTGCGGACGGAG AGCCCAGATGCTCGGCACCCGactgggaggagtttgcggGGTTCTGCTACAAACTTTTTGACGACAAAATGGAATGGTCTGATGCTCATCTGGTCTGCCGTGGTTTCGGTGCCGAACTGGTGTCCATCCGCACCGAGGTGGAGCAGGCGTGGGTGAAAAGTGCCTCCCACCTTG AAACCAGCGACATGTGGACCGGACTGAACGACCTGGCGCTTCCCGGCACGTTGGTGTGGTCGGACCGCCACCAGGTGACCTTCACCCACTGGGCCGCCGGAGAACCCATCCAGCGCGTCGGCCTCGACCAACACTGCGTGGCTGTGTTACGGCAG actGGAAGATGGAAGCCAATGTCCTGCGCCCAAGTCAACAGCTTCATGTGCAAAATGCCCACAGCGCATTTTCCAATTGCCTCACCGGAGCCACTGGTGGCGCCGTAG